From the Hordeum vulgare subsp. vulgare chromosome 1H, MorexV3_pseudomolecules_assembly, whole genome shotgun sequence genome, the window GCACAGCATTCCGACGACGATACTGCACTCCCTTGAAGGGATGCCCGGGGTGGACTGGCGCAAGATCCTCAGGCTCCAGTCCAGCGATGGGTCCATCCTGTTTTCCCCCTCGGCTACAGCCTCTGCCCTCATGCAGACCGGTGACACAAAATGCTTCGAGTATATAGACAGGATCGTGAAGAAATTCGACGGAGGGGGTAAGAGATGGACGAATGAAACCCGTTCGGTTCGATGCATGCAGCACTGGTGTTGGATTGCATGCAGTACATTGTTCATCTTGTCTGACTCTGACCATGCATTTTTCAGTTCCCAATGTTTACCCGGTCGATCTCTTCGAGCACATCTGGGCCGTCGATCGGTTGGAGCGCCTTGGGATCTCGCGCTACTTCAAGCAAGAAATCAAACAGTGCTTGGACTATGTCCACAGGTTTGATTCCTCCATCATAACCGGGGTTTTGCTAAACATTGATCGGTGTCCTGACCTCAAACCTCTTCTCCCTCCATGACCAAAGTTTCTTCTAACGACCTCTGTACTCGTGTATATATGTTGTAGGCACTGGAGTGAGGGGGGGATATGCTGGGCGAGGAACTCCACAGTAATAGACGTGGATGACACATCCATGGCGTTCAGGCTGCTGCGGCTGCACCGTTACAACGTATCCGCAAGTACGAACCATAGTTTTCCGTCTTCTAAATCAAGATAGTGGTGCTGTCATGTTGTGCATTCTCTCCCGACGAGCGTGTGTAATTTTTTTACGTCGCGTCACAAAGAACACCGATGCCCATCCGCAGGTGTGTTCGACAACTTTGAGAAGGATGGGGAGTTCTTCTGTTTCGTGGGGCAATCAACACAGGCGGTAACTGGGATGTACAACCTGAACAGGGCCTCTCAGGTAAGATTTCCCGGAGAGGACGTGCTGGAGCGTGCTGGGAGATTCTCCTATGAGTTCCTTAGAGAAAGGGAGGCCCAGGGCGCGATCCGAGACAAATGGATCATTTCAAAGGATCTACCAGGCGAGGTACGTAAGCAAACACCTCCATCCTACGAATCAATTACTTTAGATAGAATTGATGGGATGTAAAGAATTAATGTAGCTCTCCACACCGTACCTAGGGAGGGATTGCAGTTGATATCACAATAGATAACTATTTTAAACACCGAAACAAAATAaccttatatatttttttttgaaaaagaggATGACCCTCGGTCTCTGCATGCggtcattttattaattattctcgAGGACTTTACAAGGCAGTACAACAATGTGCCTAAATCCGTCATCTTGGCAACATCTCTCgttactcctatccatatgatgaaggggtgcaagctggaccaaataTCCACACCTCTcatctaagcctaacatctaaagccgaagaccctgaccgagccacataccgggtccggggcacaaaccAGTCCGACGAactcacatgtgtcgtcgccgccatcttccactggtccatcttcatatcagattgaggtaccagccttggcaggtgcctccgtcatcgacgccatcatgacgccaaacgacgacctccacctacgtgagtccatctccaagcaacggacggagatccatgctaggatagggccgcaccaccgccgtcgcccaccacccacaagcgtcACCCAGCCCAAAAGTTCCtaaagcggcgccttcaagaagggaatgacgccgtgagcgccgccgccgcccaacaaagttaaggctttcgcccgggagacctaggggaaggggaagtaaggggatcagtccataccaacgcctccaaggaggggaacggcgcCCTCAGGCGTCGCCGTCGACGCGGCCGGCCAAGGCCGACCAGGAATTTCGCTCGAACTAGATCCCCGCCACCAGCAGCACCTCGTGTACAAAACCGGCAATCCAAGGAAGCGCGGCCCGACCAGGCTGGCCCGCACGCCGAACAGGGGAGGAAGGGAGGTGTCAGATCGCGCGCACCGGCCACCGCAAAAGCCGTCGTAAGACGCCAACGACCACTGAATCTCGCCGCCCGCGTGGCCGAGACGCCGGATCAACCGCCCGCACGGCTGCTAGCCTGCCGTGCCTCGTCAATggagccgccgctccagatccgggactcccacgcagaggcagggcagcctaggccccgccgccaccatccttggctccccgggcttgcccggcggcgaggaagggagggggaggcggctagggttgggagggagggagggagacgtgCGTCAAAATAACCTTATCTGGATATTTACAAGAGTATAATCGCTCTGTATGTGATCATAGGTACAATATGCACTGGACTTTCCTTGGTATGCAAGCTTGCCACGTGTAGAAGCAAGAGTCTACCTAGATCACTATGGCGGTGATGATGATGTCTGGATTGGGAAGACACTCTACAGGTAAAAGAAAAGGTTTACGATAGTGCATCAGCCAATAACTGTGAGTTAGGTTTTCGATCCAGTTTCCCCCCGGTGACCGTTCAATAAAAGATGGTGCAtcattcaatttcaaacaatttTAGTTTGTTCGTTgcacaacaaaggcaatgtaatACTTACCAATTTGTGGTATGTTGAATGGCTTTGGCAGGATGCCATTTGTGAACAACAACACCTATCTCGAGTTGGCAAAGCGTGATTTCAATCGCTGCCAAGTCCAACATCAGCTTGAGTGGCATGGCCTACAAAAGTATGCATCAAACTTGAGTAATAttttgttaattacatcttgttttCCTTCACATTAGCATGAGCATGTATATTCTATGTACGTAGGTGGTTTGCAGAGAATGGCCTCGAGGCCTTTGGGGTGGCTCCAAGAGATGTATTGAGGGCTTATTTTCTAGCTGCCGCTTGCATTTTCGAACCAAGTCGTGCCATAGAGCGACTTGCATGGGCCAGAGTGTCTGTGATGGCCAACATTATTTCTAAATATCTCTGTAGCGATTTGTCAGGTAATAAAATGGTGGAACGGTTTATGCATGGTGACCTCTCTGAAGGAAATAATGATATATCATGGTAAGTACATTAACCGAGCATCCCTATATACAATCTAAATCATCACGTCTCAAGTGCTAAATATTTGAATGCTTTAATTGGAGCACTTTTGACTAATACTAGTAATTTGGTATATGATTTCCACCAGTGGACAATTAAGGTACATAAGAGCAATACATTTTTCTTTTGTAGAAATTAAGATCCTCATACTTAAATAAGTACAAGAACACATTTTTACTTAGTAAAATGGCACATATATCTTTAAGCACTACCATATAGTAATTCGTCATTGTACCCTTTTGCTATAGACTTTCCTCATTTCAAATATGCTTCGTATGACACAAATTGTGCATCTAGTATTAAAGGAGATGCAAAGGTGGAAATTCTTGTGGGGGCACTTGAGAAGCTTATTGATTTATTGGCACAAAAGGCGCAATATGTTGGTGAAGGATCCATCCACATCAACAATTTGCTACGTTGTGTTGTAAGTTAAACGAGCAATTGCACATGTCTAGGAGTTATTAAATGCAACAGTCTCTCTTGGATAAAATTCTAATATATATCTTTGATCTTCTAGTGGATCGAATGGATGACTCAACTGATAAATAGAGAGGATGGCACAAACGATACAAGTGTTATTGAAGCAGGGTCATGTatggttcatgacaaacaaacatGTTTGCTTCTAGTTAAAGTTATTGAGATTTGTGCTGGACGAATTGGTGAAGCATCGTCTATGGtaaatagcatggacaataattgGTTTATTCAACTTGCATCCTCTATTTGTGACAGCCTTCACCACAAGATGTTACTTTCACAGGTAACTTTTACGCTTAATTTTCTTGACATTTTCGTATTGAACCACGTGATAATTGGTGATAGTATTGTTCTTTTCATTTGTCAGTACAACGTTTTTTTGCTATAAGCTCCATACAATTTTTGCATATACATACCAACCACAAAAGGTACTTTCTATTGGAAAAAGAGCCACATGTTTTCATAAAAAACTAGAGTACTTTATTACGTGAACATGTAATATATTTATGATCACTATTGTAAGTTGGTTCATATATTTTATACCTTTTAGCTACAAGTTGCTTTTAATAACTCAAAATATGACTTCGGTATTTTTAACCATTGAAAAAGTGATGCAATTTATAGGATACTCAGGAGAACAAGGCAATGGCAAGACACATGGAAAAGAAAATTGAGGTGGGCATGCAAGAACTTGCCCAAAATGTTTTGCAAACTTACGATGATAGAGCAAGTAACAACATAAAGCAGACATTCTGGAGTGTGGTGAAAAGTTGTTACTATGTTGCTAATTGCCCTAAGTGCATATTTGATAGACATGTTTCAAAAGTTATTTTTGAACATGTCTTTTGAAAAATCTTTCAATGGTGGGGATGGAAGTGAAATTTGTACATACAAAGAAACATTGTAAGAATGCTAGATAGTTGAAGGTTGCATAAGTGACAATTCTCATATTGGAAAAGATTTGCGCATCTTTTATATTAAGATTGGAGAAGAGCTTTATATTTACAGGAAGATATTACATGGCCGAAAGGCCCCGCAAGACATTGCTAAATAACTACTACTCAACATGATTCCTTTGTCATGTCCACCACTTCAAGCTTCTTCGCCAAGCTTGATGCAATTCTGTCAAAGGTCCTAACATTGCACTCAAGCCATAGATGGCCTTTGAGAAAATCATAGCACGCCTTTTGGCAGGGTGACCATGTCCATATAAAACAACCATCTGCATATATTCGAATCCACTGATAGAGTCAAACATTGTAGATTGAAATTGCTGAGAACATCATACCCGGCCGATTGTGACAAGGAGCACTGCACCAATAGATATTGGGTGTTATTTGGTTCCTTGCAACAAAGCGAACATTATGGTTGATGCGGCAATCCCCTCCGAGCTAGCCTATATGTAGTACAATAGTTGTTATGCAATATCACCCAAACAAACACTATAGCTTGAAGTTATGCATGCGAGGACTACACTTCTTTGGCACCAGGCAATTCATCATGCCCTACAAACAAGGCTTTGTAGGCAGGCTATATGAGAAATTACCGTTAGTTTCAAGCTTCTAGGTGAACTGACCCTCGACTATTTAATTCGGCTAAACATGGTTGAGTTCTTCCCATAAGATATAGAATTGTGTGACTGTCGGTAATTAAAGTTGACCATGAATATCGCCTATCCATTTGCCTTCCTCGAGAGCAACCATCATAGTGCCCGTGCTTTGGAGCAcatgaatggaagaagatcaggcgcAATATGGATATCGTGCCCCCATAAATCCATGCATCTTGCTAGATTGCAGTTTTCATACACTTGCCCAAACTAAATCTCGTCCTAGTGTAGAAGAGATCCTTAGATACTGTAGACGCGTTGATTTCAAGGTCCTTCGATGGCCAATCCTCCTCACACTACAAGGAAATAGCTTATAGGTCGAATATTACTAGTACCAAGGGATAAAGCACCAGTGCTAGTGTTAATTAGTAGCAGCGCTTGGCTAAAACATGCGCTACTGGTAAGATATAGCAGTAGTGCTTGTCCAGGTACCTGTCGCTACTAATAGGTGAGGCACACCATACGTCCACGGGCTAGCCATAGTAGCAGCGCTGGCGTGAAACCAGTGCTGTTGCTAATGGTATTAGCAGTAGCACAGGTTGTGGGCCAACGCTGTTACCGCGGCTAGACGAGGCCCACCTCTCTTGCCCAACTTGTCCAGTTATCTTCTTTCAAGTCGTACCTTACCCAGTTATCATCTTTCCCGCGCCCCTCACTCTCCTCACTCTCTTCCTCTCCACTCCCACCCTCGTGTCGGCCCTGCCCCATGCTCGTCAGACCGCCCCCGCGCGCGCGACCGCCCACCCCCACGCGCGGTCGCCCTCCCCCACATGGCCTCCCGCCCCAACATGCAGCCACCCTCCCCACGTGGCCGCACAACCCCATACTCTGCCGCCCTCCCCCGCACCAGCCCTCCCCACTCTGTCTTAGCCTTGGCCCGTCCACCGTGAGAACCTCCCTCTCCTCTGAATTTAATTTTGTTTGATACCTAGGGTTCTTTAGATGTGTTGGAAGAATTTTAGACGACCTTGTATATATCAAAATGTATGAACCCTAGTTTTTTTCCAGTATTTGTTGGTTATTTGTTTCTTAGGTTTGGATATAATTGATGCTTAGTTAATTTTCAGTAAAAAAGTTTGTAATAGAGTAGAAAATACCTTTAAGTATTTTCACATGTATATGTTGTCTCCTTCGACGTGTGTATCATTTTGTAGGGAGCACCTCCTAGTTGATTATGTTTTTCCGGAATGTTGATACATTTCCGTTCCAGCAAATTTTAGGCGCTCGATATGACATATTTTAGCAATGGTCCTGCCAAAAAAATTATGGATTTCAGCATGACCTTAACTAGGAAACATGAAGTGCCCGTGATTTGCCGGAACAGGAATTAGATgagatttcggcaaaacataggccatttTTATGTCATTACCCCATAAATATAATGTTATTTGACTTGTGATTAGGGttgactttcagtttgtcaaagcACTTTGTGTGACTTTCAGTATGTTCTTGATGGAGGaatcccgactgttgtcgtgggggttgtTTCCTATTCCTCTTCTCGGGATATATACCTTGGTATAATGTGCGAGAGGGGGAGAGGAAGCGACCAACACCGTGGGTCGAAATACCAGAGGAAGAATCCCGActattgtcgtgggggtcgctttctctttctcttctagcAATATATACCTTCGTATAATGCGCGAGAGAGGGATATGAAGAGACTAGCACCGACGGTTGAAATATCAGAGGAAGAATCCTCACTATTGTCGTGGGGTTCGCTTCATCCTTCTTCCCCATGTGCTACACATTTTGGTAATGCACGCGAGGGACAAAGGGAGGAGCGACCAGCACCAACGGTCAAAATTTCTGTCAAGAGGAGTGTCCACCACATACACCATCATATCAGTGTGAGGGAGTGTGCACCATATACATTATGAGATATTGGAGTTTTTCAAGGAACCTCGATAGACCGAAACTCAACCCATGTTCAACAGTTCCTCGTATAACTGCCATCGGTTTTTAATCTTTGAATCACGAACACAGGAAATGTTTAACGATGATAGGATCCTTCAGTGTGATTAGAGCAGTGACGATCGGGGTATGTGCTACAGGCCTCACATGCAAAACGATAGGTTCTTCCCATCAAGTTGGGCGAGACTTTTAATATTTTTACGATGCACAATGATGACAAGTATTTTTTTCATAATTAATCATGACCtgtgtttctttgcttcaacgtgtaatttttGGTTTTTACAATGCGACTAGTGCATCCCCTACCATGCAAGACGATATGTCTTGGAGAAGCTCGGTTTccaagatagtgagaatctggaggcTAGCAGAGGTCACCGAAAGGCTATCATTTGGCCCCTCGTACATCCACATGGGGCGGGCCCTGGCTTGGAGGGGCTGGATCCTCTGTTGGAACAAGACCTCCCGCATGTCCATTCCATTGACGCACTTCTGCACCAGTGCGACCAGGGCAATCACCAAGATGTCTACATCTACCTTCTCGTTCTCTGACACTGGCAAGGAAGGGGCTGACTGCACTCGTTCCACCGAGTATAGCGGGAGGCCCGACTGGCCATCGCCGACTAGAACATCCCAGCGGAAAAATGAGGAATCCCGGTATCCCTTAACCAAGTCAGGAAAATACATTTGAGGGAagctacttgatacgtctccaacgtatctataattttttatggttccacgctattatcttgtcaactttggatgttttatatgcatgaatatgctattttatatcttttttgggactaacctattaactcagtgcctcgtgccaatttctgttttttgcgtgtttttgacctttttcagaaaagaatattaaacggagtcccacggaataaaacccgcgggattattttttccataacagaagatacgcaggggacttgagagccaaggcaggagacctcgtgggaagtcacaagccccctaggggcgccctaggggggcgcctggcaggcttgtgggccccacgtggctcctttgccctacctcttttgcaTATAATTTCTCTAAATTCCCGAAACCaaaggagagagccacgaaaatacgtttccgccgctgcaaggttctgtctccgcaagatcccatatggggaccgttctggtgccctgccggggggGATTCGgcaacggagggcttcttcatcaaggccattgcctctccgatgatgcgtgagtagttcaccacagaccttcgggtccatagctagtagctagatgtcttgttctctctcttggatcttcaatacaaagttctccatgatcttcatggagatctatccgatgtaactttcttttgttgtgtgtttgtcgagatccaatgaattgtggatttatgatgagattatctatgaatattatttgagtctcctctgatctcttatatgcatgatttcgtatccttgtaattctctttgagttatgggtttcgtttggccaacttgatctataattcttacaatgggagaagtgcttggttttgggttcataccgtgcggtgtcctcacccagtgacagaaagggtagcgaggcacgcatcgtgttgttgccatcaagggttaaaatatggggtttatatcatattgcatgtattcatccctctacatcctgtcatcttgcttaaggcgttactctgttttttatgaactcaatacagtagatgcatgctggatagcagtcgatgtgtggagtaatagtagtagatgcagaaagtatcggtctacttgtctcggacgtgatgcctatatgtatgatcattgccttagatatcgtcatgactttgcgggattctatcaattgctcgacagtaattcgttcacccaccgtaatacttgctatcatgagagaagcctctagtgaacactatggcccccggtctacgtcacatcatatattcagatctacaaaaataccaaaaatactttgttgcacttttcaccttcagatatcaccttgcaaataatctagaaggcattgacaacccctttttcgcgttgggtgcaagtttgtttgtttttgcgcaggtacattggtgcctcatcttgatactcctactggattgatatcttggttctcaaactgagggaaatacttttcgctacttcgctgcatcaccctttcctcttcaagggaaaaaccagcacaagctcaagaggtagcaagaaggatttctggcgccgttttcgggagtattcaaagtgaagcatagcaAGTAACTatcccaaactcatctcttgcatttacattattttccttttgcctctcgttttcctctcccacacttttggaaaaacaaaatttacaaaaatatttgcctttttcattcgcccttttctttcgcttgctttgtgttgcttgtgtgcttgtctgcttgctaagtcaccatatctgaaaacaccaaattctgtgacttctcgaatactaataataatgattttattagtactccaattgctcccgcgactagtgcagaatcatatgaaattaatgctgccttgctgaatcttgttatgaaagagcacttttccggccttcccagtgaagatgtcgcatcccatcttaatacgttcattgagttatgcgatatgcaaaagaacaaagatgtggataatcatatgattaaattgaagctatttccgttctcattacgagatcgagccaaaacttggttttcatctttacccaaaaatagtattgattcttggaacaagtgtaaatatggctttatttccaagtattttccaccggctaagattatctctctttgtaatgatatcatgaattttaagcaactagatcatgaacatgttgcacaatcttgggagataatgaaattgatgattataaattcacccgctcatggcttgagtctttggatgattatacaaattttctatgctggtttgaattttgcttctagaaatatcttggattccgcctatggtggaacttttatggaaatcacactaggagaagccacaaaactcctagataatatcatgacaaactattctcagtggcacactgaaaggtcacctactagtaaaaaagtgcatgctatagaataaattaactctttgagtgctaagatggatgagttaatgaaattgtttgctagtaaaggtgctccttaagatctcaatgatatgcctttgtctttcttgattgagaattgcaatgaaagtttggatgttaattttgttggtaggaataattttggcaacaacaatgcttatagaggtaactttaatcctaggccttttcctagtaatccctctaataactttggcaattcctacaacaatgctcatggaaattataataaattaccctctgatcttgagagtaatattaaagagtttaacaactcgcaaaagattttcaatgcgtccgtagaagaaaaactgctcaaaattgatgacttggctagggtcgttgatagaatgtctcttgatattgatgctttgaaattgagatgtgctcctcccaagattaatatggatgaaactttgaaagctatgcgtgtttccatgattgagagtaaagaaagaaccgcccaaattcgtgctagacatgaatggcttaaaaaggcgtgttctcgtgatgagaatcacgaagatctcaaagtgcttggtgtgactcctattgaatccttgttttataaTGTCAACCCTAATGATGATgtggatggatatgaatccactttgattgagaaacgccccaatgattcggagtctatttatcttgatgctaaaagcactgaaagtggagtagaggatatcaaaactttgagtagtgatgaaattactactttggatttcaaggaatttaattatgatagttgctctttgattgaatttatttccttgatgcaatccatgctaaactctccacatgcttatagccaaaataaggcctttaccgatcatatcgttgatgctatgatgaaatctcttgaagagaaacttgagttggagatatctattcctagaaaacttcatgatgagttggaacctactatcaaaatcaagattaaaaatatgaatgcaatgctttgtgtgatttgggtgctagtgtttccgcaattccaaagtccttatgtgatgttctaggcttcaatgagattgatgagtgctctcttaatttgcatcttgcggattctactattaagaaacctatgggaaggatcaatgatgttcttattattgcaaataggaactatgtacccgtagatttcattgtgcttgatattgattgcaatccgacatgtcccatcattcttggtagacctttcctaaggactattggtgctgttatcgatatgaaggaagggaatattagatttcaatttccattaaagaagggcatggaaaagtttcctagaaataaaataggattgccttatgaatccatgatgagagctacttatggtttgagcaccaaagatgacgatacttgattctatcgccttatgcctagctaagggcgttaaacgatagcgcttgttgggaggcaacccaatgaatttattttttcttttcgctttctgttttgttgtgtccacaccatcataattttgttatgattgtgtttttttatgttttagttagtgtttgtgccaagtagaacctttatgattagctttggtgatagttgtttgatcatgctgaaaaagacagaaactttgtgctcacgaaattatttttaattcctatccagaaagagattttgagttgattcttttttctgctgatttatatgcgaaTTGCCTTAATTGTCAGAATGTTTCAAAAAATTTGGGATacaagaggtatacgaagtatacagattgctacagactagtctatttttgacagattctgtttttgttgtgttcattgcttattttgatgaaactatgattaGTGTCGGGGTGGGgggtgtactagccatggaaaagtgagaatacagtaatataacatcaatataaatggaaatcaagtttactacagtacctaaagagttggtggtttgttttcttatactaatgatatcacgagtttctgtttaagttttgtgttgtgaagttttcaagttttgggtgatgttcttatggacaatggaataaaaagtggaaagatcttaagcttggtgatgcccaagacataccaagacatattcaaggacacaaaaaagcctaagcttggggatgccccgggaaggcatcccctctttcgtcttcaatccatcggtaacgttacctggagctatatttttattcaccatatgatatgtgttttgcttggagcgtcgtgtattataggagtctatgctttttgttttgtcacaatcatcctttctgcgcaCCTTTTTGAgaaggacatgcactcatcgtgaatttgttagaatgctcaatgtgcttcacttatatcttttgagctcaaTAAttttgctctcgtgcttcacttaaatctttgtagagcacgacggtgtcatattttgaagaaataaaaactctcgatatttacttatatctttttgagggtgctctctctaagtaacttggtatgcgtgtgctatgaaattagtcctaaatatgataggcatccaaagaggatataataaaaactttcatatttatgtgcattgattagaaagagaagtttgattcctcacaattagttttgagatatggatatggtaatattagagtcttgttagtagggtattgtgaatatagaaatacttgtgttgaggttagtgatccccgtagcatgcacgtatggtgaaccgctatgtgatgaaatctaagcatgattagtctattgattgtcatccttttggcggtcgggatcgcgcgatggttaacacctaccaacccttcccctaggagtatgcgtttagcactttgttttgattactaataaaactttcgcaataagtatatgagttctt encodes:
- the LOC123427038 gene encoding ent-copalyl diphosphate synthase 1, chloroplastic-like isoform X1, producing MHCSPASMQLHLSPSVGAPFRYGEPRLLRTLVKGPCRFRGKGDAAVVEPAGTRVVARRTSSVSSAKVPAGAGLQANPAGNDIQILERPEEEEPRDLDDHRVIPGTELEEPRDLDDHRVIPGTELEEPHDLDDHRVIPGTELEQPLIDQVKAMLGSMGDGEISVSAYDTAWVALVPRLDGGDGPQFPTTLRWILGNQLPDGSWGDAAVFSAYDRIINTLACVVALTKWSLGSEKCRRGLVFLEDNMWRLAEEDSESMPIGFEIAFPSLLEAARRLDVVFPYDHHALQRIYANREVKLNKIPMEMMHSIPTTILHSLEGMPGVDWRKILRLQSSDGSILFSPSATASALMQTGDTKCFEYIDRIVKKFDGGVPNVYPVDLFEHIWAVDRLERLGISRYFKQEIKQCLDYVHRHWSEGGICWARNSTVIDVDDTSMAFRLLRLHRYNVSASVFDNFEKDGEFFCFVGQSTQAVTGMYNLNRASQVRFPGEDVLERAGRFSYEFLREREAQGAIRDKWIISKDLPGEVQYALDFPWYASLPRVEARVYLDHYGGDDDVWIGKTLYRMPFVNNNTYLELAKRDFNRCQVQHQLEWHGLQKWFAENGLEAFGVAPRDVLRAYFLAAACIFEPSRAIERLAWARVSVMANIISKYLCSDLSGNKMVERFMHGDLSEGNNDISCIKGDAKVEILVGALEKLIDLLAQKAQYVGEGSIHINNLLRCVWIEWMTQLINREDGTNDTSVIEAGSCMVHDKQTCLLLVKVIEICAGRIGEASSMVNSMDNNWFIQLASSICDSLHHKMLLSQDTQENKAMARHMEKKIEVGMQELAQNVLQTYDDRASNNIKQTFWSVVKSCYYVANCPKCIFDRHVSKVIFEHVF
- the LOC123427038 gene encoding ent-copalyl diphosphate synthase 1, chloroplastic-like isoform X3, with product MHCSPASMQLHLSPSVGAPFRYGEPRLLRTLVKGPCRFRGKGDAAVVEPAGTRVVARRTSSVSSAKVPAGAGLQANPAGNDIQILERPEEEEPRDLDDHRVIPGTELEEPRDLDDHRVIPGTELEEPHDLDDHRVIPGTELEQPLIDQVKAMLGSMGDGEISVSAYDTAWVALVPRLDGGDGPQFPTTLRWILGNQLPDGSWGDAAVFSAYDRIINTLACVVALTKWSLGSEKCRRGLVFLEDNMWRLAEEDSESMPIGFEIAFPSLLEAARRLDVVFPYDHHALQRIYANREVKLNKIPMEMMHSIPTTILHSLEGMPGVDWRKILRLQSSDGSILFSPSATASALMQTGDTKCFEYIDRIVKKFDGGVPNVYPVDLFEHIWAVDRLERLGISRYFKQEIKQCLDYVHRHWSEGGICWARNSTVIDVDDTSMAFRLLRLHRYNVSASVFDNFEKDGEFFCFVGQSTQAVTGMYNLNRASQVRFPGEDVLERAGRFSYEFLREREAQGAIRDKWIISKDLPGEVQYALDFPWYASLPRVEARVYLDHYGGDDDVWIGKTLYRMPFVNNNTYLELAKRDFNRCQVQHQLEWHGLQKWFAENGLEAFGVAPRDVLRAYFLAAACIFEPSRAIERLAWARVSVMANIISKYLCSDLSGNKMVERFMHGDLSEGNNDISCIKGDAKVEILVGALEKLIDLLAQKAQYVGEGSIHINNLLRCVWIEWMTQLINREDGTNDTSVIEAGSCMVHDKQTCLLLVKVIEICAGRIGEASSMVNSMDNNWFIQLASSICDSLHHKMLLSQ
- the LOC123427038 gene encoding ent-copalyl diphosphate synthase 1, chloroplastic-like isoform X2 translates to MHCSPASMQLHLSPSVGAPFRYGEPRLLRTLVKGPCRFRGKGDAAVVEPAGTRVVARRTSSVSSAKGAGLQANPAGNDIQILERPEEEEPRDLDDHRVIPGTELEEPRDLDDHRVIPGTELEEPHDLDDHRVIPGTELEQPLIDQVKAMLGSMGDGEISVSAYDTAWVALVPRLDGGDGPQFPTTLRWILGNQLPDGSWGDAAVFSAYDRIINTLACVVALTKWSLGSEKCRRGLVFLEDNMWRLAEEDSESMPIGFEIAFPSLLEAARRLDVVFPYDHHALQRIYANREVKLNKIPMEMMHSIPTTILHSLEGMPGVDWRKILRLQSSDGSILFSPSATASALMQTGDTKCFEYIDRIVKKFDGGVPNVYPVDLFEHIWAVDRLERLGISRYFKQEIKQCLDYVHRHWSEGGICWARNSTVIDVDDTSMAFRLLRLHRYNVSASVFDNFEKDGEFFCFVGQSTQAVTGMYNLNRASQVRFPGEDVLERAGRFSYEFLREREAQGAIRDKWIISKDLPGEVQYALDFPWYASLPRVEARVYLDHYGGDDDVWIGKTLYRMPFVNNNTYLELAKRDFNRCQVQHQLEWHGLQKWFAENGLEAFGVAPRDVLRAYFLAAACIFEPSRAIERLAWARVSVMANIISKYLCSDLSGNKMVERFMHGDLSEGNNDISCIKGDAKVEILVGALEKLIDLLAQKAQYVGEGSIHINNLLRCVWIEWMTQLINREDGTNDTSVIEAGSCMVHDKQTCLLLVKVIEICAGRIGEASSMVNSMDNNWFIQLASSICDSLHHKMLLSQDTQENKAMARHMEKKIEVGMQELAQNVLQTYDDRASNNIKQTFWSVVKSCYYVANCPKCIFDRHVSKVIFEHVF